The following proteins come from a genomic window of Planctomycetota bacterium:
- a CDS encoding response regulator: MDSITEKILEAFQIEHREHLTGIRGALDELATNAGASKALDEAFRMAHSLKGGARVCGLDPIERVGHQIEAVFGQVRDGTRKLDRPAIDAINEALDKVEDWMSCLVAGDTPSLEPAANMITSLLAAEVATTNKPGVMPVNKTDSRVKLRAAFEAEWRGHLTVLRQLTERAERDVLSVTPEQVSAGHRAAHSLKGAAHIVELDHVADLSKSLEKLLAQVRDGVERLEESTIELARSLVEQISRAVEAATGADCTPKAGDTNESDPQNSPEGASLRPRPGREDAAATVRVSADSLDRLLRSAHDILSESSRQREIENRLDQMRELAATALRGSRRTRGTWHAVLRRLETDRTFAPLIAQMRLWESQLRQMDSLARSVRSAQKRSSWSLRAIGSELQGNIREARMINADSVLGGFGKMVRDLADAHGVKVRFKSMGMESLADRVVLQMLKDPVMHILRNAVSHGLETPPARLAAGKPDTCVIELRVTATGNRLEIDVVDDGQGLDIERIVKRAKARDLLPDEPLGTMTIERIAPLIFAPGFSTCEQVNDVSGRGMGLSVVQEAVDQLQGFVRVKPAEPYGTHFVLSVPVSIATQRLLLVRSAELYLGIPVASIDRLLRVPMDGMEVLAGSPSLRVDGAIVPIVALSTLIGRSAEINTPGNIAAVVVLRLGDKRLGVVVDQLLNERDAVVKPIMWRPPGADWLTGGILLEDESIALVVNPHQLVDNQAVGASFRARETSTEAAMQRTTTILVVDDSFTTRTLEKSVLESYGYRVRLATNGTEAISVLRGGDIDLVISDVEMPQINGFDLTTWIRKNDTDRRMPIILVTSLESDEHKERGMNCGADAYIVKKRFDHERLIEAIQQLV; this comes from the coding sequence ATGGACTCGATCACCGAAAAAATACTCGAGGCCTTTCAGATCGAGCATCGCGAGCATCTGACGGGCATCCGAGGCGCCTTGGACGAACTGGCGACCAATGCCGGCGCGTCCAAGGCGCTGGATGAAGCGTTCCGCATGGCGCACAGTCTCAAAGGCGGCGCTCGAGTGTGCGGACTCGATCCGATCGAACGCGTGGGACATCAGATCGAGGCCGTATTTGGACAGGTGCGCGATGGCACGCGCAAGCTCGACCGACCCGCCATCGACGCCATCAATGAAGCGCTTGATAAGGTTGAGGATTGGATGTCCTGCCTGGTCGCCGGCGACACGCCGTCGCTTGAGCCGGCCGCGAATATGATCACGTCTCTTTTGGCCGCGGAGGTCGCGACCACGAACAAACCCGGCGTCATGCCCGTGAACAAGACGGACTCTCGCGTCAAATTGCGGGCGGCATTCGAAGCTGAATGGCGGGGTCATCTGACCGTTCTCAGGCAGTTGACCGAGCGAGCGGAGCGCGATGTCCTGTCGGTCACGCCCGAACAGGTCAGTGCCGGCCATCGGGCCGCACACAGTCTTAAAGGCGCCGCGCATATCGTCGAACTCGATCATGTCGCGGACTTGAGCAAGTCGCTTGAAAAGCTTCTGGCCCAGGTCCGCGACGGAGTCGAACGTCTTGAGGAAAGCACGATCGAGCTGGCCCGGTCGCTAGTGGAGCAGATCAGCCGGGCAGTCGAGGCGGCGACGGGTGCTGACTGCACACCGAAGGCCGGCGACACGAATGAATCCGATCCGCAGAATTCTCCGGAGGGAGCGTCCCTGCGACCGCGTCCGGGGCGCGAGGATGCTGCGGCAACGGTGCGCGTCTCCGCCGACAGTCTCGATCGTCTGCTTCGCTCCGCGCATGACATCCTCAGCGAGAGCTCCCGTCAGCGGGAGATCGAGAACCGCCTAGATCAAATGCGGGAACTGGCGGCCACGGCGCTGCGTGGATCACGACGGACACGCGGCACATGGCATGCCGTGCTGCGCCGTCTCGAAACGGATCGCACCTTCGCGCCCCTCATTGCGCAGATGCGCCTTTGGGAGAGCCAACTCAGGCAGATGGACTCACTTGCCCGATCCGTGCGGTCCGCACAGAAACGATCGAGCTGGTCTTTGCGGGCGATCGGGTCCGAATTGCAGGGCAACATTCGCGAAGCGCGCATGATCAATGCCGACAGCGTGCTGGGGGGCTTCGGCAAAATGGTCCGCGATCTGGCCGACGCCCACGGCGTCAAGGTGCGCTTCAAGTCGATGGGCATGGAATCACTTGCGGACAGGGTCGTCCTTCAGATGCTCAAGGATCCTGTGATGCACATTTTGCGCAATGCGGTCAGCCACGGGCTCGAAACGCCACCGGCGCGCCTCGCCGCAGGCAAACCCGACACCTGCGTGATCGAACTGCGCGTCACTGCCACAGGCAATCGCCTCGAAATTGATGTCGTTGACGATGGACAGGGACTGGACATCGAGCGGATCGTGAAGCGCGCCAAAGCACGGGATCTTCTGCCCGACGAGCCGCTGGGCACGATGACGATCGAGCGAATTGCACCACTCATCTTCGCGCCCGGATTCTCCACGTGCGAACAGGTCAATGACGTGTCCGGACGCGGCATGGGGTTGTCCGTCGTGCAGGAAGCGGTCGATCAACTTCAAGGATTCGTCCGCGTCAAGCCCGCCGAGCCGTATGGCACGCATTTCGTCCTTTCCGTGCCTGTCTCGATCGCCACGCAGCGTCTGCTTCTCGTGCGCAGCGCCGAACTGTATCTGGGCATCCCGGTGGCGTCGATCGATCGGCTCTTGCGTGTGCCGATGGACGGGATGGAGGTACTTGCCGGTTCGCCCAGCCTGAGGGTCGATGGTGCGATCGTACCGATTGTAGCGCTGTCGACACTGATCGGTCGGTCCGCGGAGATCAACACCCCCGGCAACATCGCAGCCGTTGTTGTGCTGCGCCTTGGCGACAAGCGACTAGGCGTCGTGGTGGATCAACTGCTCAATGAGCGCGACGCGGTGGTGAAGCCGATCATGTGGCGTCCGCCGGGCGCCGATTGGCTCACCGGCGGCATTTTGCTCGAAGACGAGTCGATCGCGCTGGTGGTCAATCCACACCAGCTCGTCGACAACCAGGCTGTCGGCGCCTCCTTCCGCGCACGAGAAACATCGACGGAAGCAGCCATGCAGCGGACAACAACGATTCTTGTCGTCGATGACTCGTTCACAACGCGAACCCTCGAGAAGAGCGTTCTCGAATCGTACGGTTATCGCGTGCGGCTGGCGACGAACGGCACTGAAGCGATCAGCGTATTGCGCGGCGGCGACATCGATCTGGTGATCAGCGATGTGGAAATGCCGCAGATCAACGGGTTCGATCTCACCACATGGATCCGGAAAAATGATACCGACCGACGCATGCCGATCATTCTTGTCACGTCGCTCGAATCAGACGAACATAAGGAGCGCGGAATGAACTGCGGCGCCGATGCCTACATCGTCAAAAAGCGATTCGATCACGAGCGGCTCATCGAAGCCATTCAACAGCTTGTCTAA